The following coding sequences lie in one Rutidosis leptorrhynchoides isolate AG116_Rl617_1_P2 chromosome 4, CSIRO_AGI_Rlap_v1, whole genome shotgun sequence genomic window:
- the LOC139844469 gene encoding RNA-dependent RNA polymerase 6-like, producing the protein METMESEKNDREMVVTQVSIRGFDNQVTAQMLLDYIEQEAGQVIRCRVKWSSTPPDTFPEFDADLENIQRVIDYEKVEPHAFVHFVHHDSAHTAIDLSRTGQLVLNNNTLEVSSGPENPYRMNQRRRKETPFRFSNVFLEIGLLTSRIDFVVAWKGPNLGVDFLIDPFDRSCKFLFTRDTAFFAKETKSYAVIKCDFKVEFLVKDVNVVKEYNNHLVVVFQLASAPVISYRTADDDIATTDPFETLDDDDPWIRTTDFTPSGAIGRCNTYRVSIKIREVPKMIKALAFLKEQRAYIDHFNTKLKVEDEPGFGLPMQDPFFCIHHEEDIPFKVLFLVNSVIHRCIINQYQFTEKVFDLLRSQPEEVNMAALKYISSKKLPEYDAFSRLKLVQEWLLNSPKLIKKQVDQNDIIEVRRLIITPSKAYCLPPEVELSNRVLRHYRDVSDRFLRVTFTDEGMTTLNNHVLNFYPAPIVTSSFAARNTTIYRRVKSILTNGFYLCGRRYCFLAFSANQLRDRSAWFFAENSKITCQAIKQWMGKFSDRNIAKCAARMGQCFSSTYATVDVPAHEVNFKLEDIKRNNYVFSDGIGKISPELALEVAEKLQLKDIQPCAYQIRYAGCKGVIVWWPDKEGDSVKLELRDSMNKFESNHTVLEICSWTRLQPGFLNRQIITLLSSLEIKDEVFWDMQTKMVTNLDKMMEDTSVAFDVITSSCAESGSTASIMLGAGFEPRTEPHLRGMLSSIRVTQLDDLREKSRIFVNNGRWLMGCFDELAVLEHGQCFIQISNPSVENCFVKHGSKFTETGRNLTVITGHVVVAKNPCLHPGDIRILEAVNVPGLEHLFDCLIFPQKGDRPHTNEASGSDLDGDLYFVTWDENLVPPSKRSWPPMEYAAAETKKLPREVKNSDIIEFFTKNMVNDSLGTICNAHVVHADKSDYGALDENCVKLAELAATAVDFPKTGKIVKMPPKLRPNLYPDFMGKEKFQSYKSKKILGKLYRQIHDCYSADVTPPKLQIEPSNIPYDKDLEVDKAGTFLNDAWGCKLSYDRSLNGLLGQYKVAREEEIVTGHIWSMPKHSSKKQGELKERIKHAYSALRKEYRKVFDHLDPEFDQVSEEERNLILERKASAWYQVTYDPTWVKKALKLKEPDSEGETVHLSFAWIAADYLARIKIKRRGVGDKNSQKPIDSLGKYLADRM; encoded by the exons aTGGAGACAATGGAATCAGAGAAAAACGATAGGGAGATGGTGGTCACACAGGTCAGTATACGCGGGTTCGACAATCAAGTCACCGCACAAATGCTTCTCGATTACATCGAACAAGAAGCGGGACAAGTTATCAGATGCAGGGTGAAATGGTCATCAACGCCACCCGACACGTTTCCCGAATTCGATGCTGACCTCGAAAACATCCAACGAGTCATTGATTACGAGAAAGTTGAACCGCACGCATTTGTGCACTTTGTACATCACGATTCAGCTCACACGGCTATAGATTTGTCACGCACAGGTCAACTTGTACTCAACAACAATACGTTAGAAGTTAGTTCGGGACCCGAGAATCCTTACCGAATGAACCAACGTAGAAGGAAAGAGACACCGTTTAGGTTTTCAAATGTGTTTCTTGAAATCGGGCTGTTGACTAGTCGAATTGACTTTGTTGTTGCATGGAAAGGGCCTAATTTAGGTGTTGACTTTCTTATTGACCCGTTCGATCGGAGTTGCAAGTTTCTGTTCACGAGAGACACCGCCTTTTTTGCTAAAGAGACGAAAAGTTATGCGGTGATAAAATGCGACTTCAAGGTCGAGTTTTTGGTGAAGGATGTGAACGTTGTTAAAGAGTATAATAATCATTTGGTTGTGGTTTTTCAGTTGGCATCGGCCCCCGTTATATCTTATCGAACTGCTGATGATGATATTGCAACAACGGACCCATTTGAAACGTTGGATGATGATGATCCATGGATCCGGACCACCGATTTCACGCCTAGTGGGGCCATCGGGAGATGTAACACATATCGGGTTTCAATCAAGATTCGTGAAGTCCCTAAAATGATAAAAGCTTTAGCTTTTCTTAAAGAACAAAGGGCATATATAGATCACTTCAACACAAAGCTTAAAGTAGAAGACGAACCCGGTTTTGGTTTGCCTATGCAAGACCCTTTTTTTTGTATTCATCACGAAGAAGACATACCCTTTAAAGTTTTGTTCTTGGTCAATTCGGTAATACACAGATGCATTATCAATCAGTACCAATTTACTGAAAAGGTTTTCGATTTGTTAAGAAGTCAACCCGAGGAGGTCAACATGGCGGCTTTGAAATACATAAGTTCTAAAAAACTCCCCGAATATGATGCATTTTCTCGTTTGAAGTTAGTTCAAGAATGGCTACTAAATAGCCCGAAATTGATTAAAAAACAAGTTGACCAAAATGATATAATTGAAGTAAGAAGACTTATTATTACTCCAAGCAAAGCGTACTGTTTGCCACCAGAAGTTGAACTATCGAACCGTGTTCTAAGGCATTATCGAGACGTTTCTGACCGGTTCTTACGTGTCACTTTCACCGATGAAGGAATGACAACGTTAAACAACCACGTTCTAAATTTTTACCCGGCCCCAATCGTTACCTCGAGTTTTGCAGCCCGGAATACAACGATATATAGACGGGTAAAAAGTATATTGACTAATGGGTTCTACTTATGTGGTCGAAGGTACTGTTTCTTGGCCTTTTCGGCTAACCAATTGCGTGATCGATCCGCTTGGTTTTTTGCTGAAAATAGCAAGATTACGTGTCAAGCTATCAAACAATGGATGGGTAAGTTTAGCGACCGAAATATTGCAAAATGTGCTGCTAGAATGGGCCAATGTTTCTCGTCTACATACGCAACTGTTGACGTACCGGCCCACGAGGTTAATTTCAAGCTTGAAGATATCAAGAGAAACAACTATGTTTTTTCAGACGGGATCGGGAAAATATCGCCTGAACTTGCACTCGAAGTAGCTGAAAAGTTACAGTTGAAAGATATTCAACCGTGCGCGTATCAGATTAGATATGCGGGGTGTAAGGGTGTTATTGTGTGGTGGCCCGATAAAGAAGGCGATAGTGTTAAGCTTGAGTTAAGGGATAGTATGAATAAGTTTGAGTCGAATCATACGGTTCTTGAAATATGCTCTTGGACACGGTTGCAACCCGGGTTCTTAAATAGACAGATAATCACGTTGCTTTCGTCCCTAGAGATTAAAGATGAAGTCTTTTGGGATATGCAGACGAAGATGGTGACCAATTTGGACAAAATGATGGAAGATACGTCTGTTGCGTTTGATGTTATTACATCTTCATGTGCCGAAAGTGGGTCCACTGCGTCTATCATGTTAGGTGCGGGTTTCGAGCCCCGAACCGAGCCGCATCTACGAGGGATGTTAAGTAGCATACGGGTCACGCAACTCGATGATTTGCGTGAAAAATCGAGAATTTTTGTGAATAATGGTAGGTGGTTAATGGGGTGTTTTGATGAGTTAGCTGTTCTTGAACATGGTCAATGCTTTATCCAAATTTCAAACCCTTCGGTTGAAAACTGTTTTGTTAAACATGGGTCGAAATTTACTGAAACGGGTAGAAATTTAACTGTTATTACGGGTCATGTGGTGGTTGCAAAGAACCCGTGTCTTCATCCTGGTGATATAAGGATTTTGGAGGCCGTTAATGTACCGGGTCTTGAACATCTTTTCGACTGTTTGATATTTCCACAAAAGGGGGATCGGCCCCACACAAATGAAGCTTCCGGAAGTGATCTTGATGGCGATTTGTATTTTGTTACTTGGGATGAAAATCTTGTTCCGCCTAGTAAACGAAGCTGGCCACCTATGGAGTATGCTGCTGCTGAAACTAAAAAACTACCCCGCGAAGTTAAAAACTCG GACATCATAGAGTTTTTCACGAAGAACATGGTTAATGATAGTCTTGGTACAATTTGCAATGCACACGTAGTCCATGCTGATAAGAGTGATTATGGAGCCCTAGATGAAAACTGCGTCAAATTGGCTGAGCTGGCAGCTACTGCCGTTGATTTCCCGAAAACCGGAAAGATCGTTAAAATGCCACCTAAGCTAAGACCGAATCTTTACCCTGACTTTATGGGCAAAGAAAAGTTCCAAAGTTACAAATCTAAAAAGATACTCGGGAAACTATACCGACAAATTCACGACTGTTACAGCGCTGATGTCACACCTCCCAAGCTTCAAATCGAACCGTCAAACATACCGTATGATAAAGATCTCGAAGTTGATAAAGCGGGAACCTTTTTAAATGATGCATGGGGATGTAAGTTGTCGTATGATCGATCACTAAATGGGCTTCTTGGACAGTATAAAGTAGCCCGAGAAGAAGAAATTGTAACGGGTCACATTTGGTCAATGCCGAAACACAGTAGCAAGAAACAAGGTGAGTTAAAAGAAAGAATTAAACATGCTTATAGTGCGTTGAGAAAGGAGTATAGGAAAGTGTTTGACCATTTAGATCCCGAGTTTGACCAAGTTTCAGAAGAGGAGAGGAATCTGATACTTGAGAGAAAGGCGTCAGCTTGGTACCAGGTTACTTATGATCCTACTTGGGTAAAGAAAGCGTTAAAATTAAAAGAACCTGATAGTGAGGGCGAAACTGTACATTTAAGCTTTGCATGGATTGCAGCTGATTATCTTGCTCGAATAAAGATCAAGCGTAGGGGAGTAGGAGATAAAAATTCACAAAAGCCGATTGATTCGCTTGGAAAGTATCTTGCTGATCGGATGTGA